In the genome of Cryptomeria japonica chromosome 8, Sugi_1.0, whole genome shotgun sequence, one region contains:
- the LOC131052734 gene encoding receptor like protein 26-like, translating into MANLLVFTIITLFLLRFCCGCIEREAHALLLFKAGVNDSAGVLSSWEKERDCCLWYGISYDNTTHHVVAVNVTGFSLSTEMEGIISGSLCTLTFVATLNLSGVGLTGTIPPCFTNLSLLAQLDLSHNRLSGNIPPTLSNLSSLTSLHLSHNELTGSIPSSLSHLYSLTNLRLAYNQLTGSIPSSLSNLSSLAMLILWENQLIGSIPSSLSNLSSLIYLDLSSNQLRGSIPSSLSNLSSLIFLDLSSNQLTGSIPSSLYNLSSLTKLYLYYNQLTGSIPSSLSDLSSLTSLDLSYNKLIGSIPSPLSNISSLSSLDFSFNKLTGSIPSSLFKLSLLTRLDLSNNQLTGNILSPLSNLSSLRFLHLWENQLTGSIPSSLASLSSLMNLALSFNQLIGSIPSSLSYISSLTYLDLAENHLTGCIPDSLGNLSLLEVMFLSDNQLNGTLPPSFSRLSSLTYLNADRNSFSQDIASSTLPFMLEFLELSLNNHQIISELFFHNLSKLSYLSLSNCVLNSSPTWIPSFQLRRLHLTSCKVVDGQIPSWISTQFSLEELQIADSNLVGEIPSWLQDMRLRYINLTTNHLHGDLLLNTSAWKAIEVVDMSNNALFGQIPLIWPPHIQFLLLNDNWLTGNIPPSMQVNSSLQVLNLENNHLNGKIPSSIANFSSLQILNLGNNNLGGMIPSEFGELSQLKSLVLKNNQLSRAFPPSISNCTKLLFLDIGQNLLKGQIPNSIGNLLHLQVLAARKNNFEGSIPTEIGQLKHLQILDLSSNHLSGSIPHNIFNLQAMLIESKEGFIRVQEYQFDDQFLRKNYLIFTEVFTIMYEDGLNMNSKGRDEHYPYIFSTRIAIDLSNNQLSGNIPSELGKLKGLMLLNLSMNNLNGTIPNSIVQVSQLESLDLSTNQFSGQIPWELGSLSYLQVLNLSNNNLSGRIPQGGHMTTFANSSYEGNPSLWGCPLRRNCSWPDFVPAPPSIYALANEEEQIEDSLWYWIGVGLAYGVGFGAVVLSIVLRKKWREKYFHGVDMVLKYFFPWLHNLKI; encoded by the coding sequence ATGGCCAACCTACTTGTGTTTACTATTATCACGCTGTTTCTTCTCCGCTTCTGCTGCGGATGTATTGAGAGAGAAGCCCATGCTCTTCTGCTCTTCAAAGCCGGCGTAAATGACTCTGCAGGTGTACTGAGTTCGTGGGAGAAAGAAAGAGATTGCTGCCTCTGGTACGGCATATCCTATGACAACACCACTCATCATGTAGTTGCTGTTAATGTTACAGGATTCTCTCTCTCAACTGAAATGGAGGGCATCATATCTGGGAGCTTGTGCACCCTCACTTTTGTTGCAACCTTAAACCTATCTGGAGTGGGATTGACAGGTACTATTCCTCCCTGCTTCACAAATCTCTCTCTTCTCGCACAACTAGATTTATCTCATAATAGATTGAGTGGGAATATTCCTCCTACCCTGtctaatctctcttctctaacTAGCCTACATCTTTCTCATAACGAACTCACAGGCAgcattccctcctctctctctcatctctattCTTTAACTAACCTACGGCTTGCTTATAATCAACTCACAGGAAgcattccctcctctctctctaatctctcatCTCTGGCTATGCTAATTCTCTGGGAAAATCAACTCATAGGAAGCATTCCCTCCTCTCTCTCCAATCTCTCTTCTCTAATTTATCTAGATCTTTCTTCTAATCAACTCAGAGGAAGCATTCCCTCCTCTCTCTCCAATCTCTCTTCTCTAATTTTTCTAGATCTTTCTTCTAATCAACTCACAGGAAGCATTCCCTCCTCTCTCTACAATCTCTCTTCTCTAACTAAATTATATCTTTATTATAATCAACTCACAGGAAGCATTCCCTCCTCTCTTTCTGATCTCTCTTCTCTGACTAGCCTAGATCTTTCTTATAATAAACTCATAGGAAGCATTCCCTCCCCTCTCTCTAATATCTCTTCTCTAAGTAGCCTAGATTTTTCTTTTAATAAACTCACAGGAAGCATTCCTTCCTCTCTCTTTAAGCTCTCTCTTCTAACTAGACTAGATCTTTCTAATAATCAACTCACAGGAAACATTTTGTCAcctctctctaatctctcttctctaaGATTCCTACATCTTTGGGAGAATCAACTCACAGGAAGCATTCCCTCATCTCTTGCTAGTCTCTCTTCTCTAATGAACCTAGCTCTCTCTTTTAATCAACTCATAGGAAGCATTCCTTCCTCTCTCTCTTATATCTCTTCTCTAACTTATCTAGATCTTGCTGAGAATCACTTGACTGGTTGTATCCCAGATTCCTTGGGCAATCTCTCTTTACTGGAGGTGATGTTTCTTTCAGACAACCAACTGAATGGAACTCTTCCCCCCTCCTTTTCAAGGCTCTCCTCCCTTACTTACCTTAATGCTGATAGGAATTCATTCAGCCAGGATATTGCTTCCTCAACACTACCCTTCATGCTTGAGTTTCTCGAGCTCTCACTAAACAACCATCAGATAATTTCAGAGCTTTTCTTTCATAACCTTAGCAAATTATCATATTTGTCCTTATCCAATTGTGTACTTAACAGCAGCCCCACATGGATTCCCTCATTTCAGTTAAGACGGTTGCATTTGACATCATGCAAGGTGGTGGATGGTCAAATCCCCTCATGGATTTCAACTCAATTCTCACTTGAAGAGTTGCAAATAGCTGACAGCAATCTTGTTGGAGAAATTCCCTCTTGGTTACAGGATATGAGACTACGCTACATCAATCTCACAACAAATCATCTGCATGGTGATCTTTTGCTCAATACTTCAGCTTGGAAGGCAATAGAGGTTGTAGACATGTCTAACAATGCATTGTTTGGACAGATACCACTGATTTGGCCACCTCATATACAATTTTTGTTGCTCAATGATAATTGGCTAACGGGAAATATTCCCCCAAGCATGCAGGTTAACTCTTCATTGCAAGTGTTAAACTTAGAAAATAATCATTTGAATGGAAAAATCCCTTCAAGCATAGCCAACTTTTCCtcacttcaaattttgaatttggggAATAATAATTTGGGGGGTATGATACCATCTGAGTTTGGTGAGCTAAGTCAACTAAAATCACTAGTGCTAAAGAATAACCAGTTGAGCAGGGCATTCCCTCCTTCAATATCAAATTGCACAAAATTACTTTTTCTAGATATCGGGCAAAACCTATTGAAAGGCCAAATTCCAAATTCAATAGGAAACCTTTTACATTTGCAAGTGTTAGCGGCgagaaaaaataattttgaagGTAGCATTCCTACAGAAATTGGGCAGCTAAAGCACCTCCAAATCTTGGACCTTTCTTCAAATCATCTATCTGGGTCTATaccacacaatattttcaatttgcaAGCAATGTTGATAGAATCAAAAGAGGGATTTATCAGGGTTCAAGAGTATCAATTTGATGATCAATTTCTTCGTAAAAATTATCTAATTTTTACAGAAGTGTTTACAATCATGTATGAGGATGGATTAAATATGAATTCTAAAGGCAGAGATGAGCACTATCCATATATTTTTTCCACCAGGATAGCCATTGATCTCTCCAACAATCAATTGAGTGGTAATATTCCTTCTGAATTAGGAAAGTTGAAAGGCCTGATGCTTCTCAACCTATCCATGAATAATCTCAATGGAACAATTCCAAATAGTATTGTGCAAgttagtcaactagaatcattagACCTTTCTACAAATCAATTTTCTGGACAAATTCCATGGGAGCTTGGATCTTTGAGCTACTTGCAAGTCCTAAACTTATCAAATAACAACCTTTCAGGTAGAATACCACAAGGAGGACACATGACAACATTTGCAAATTCTTCATATGAAGGAAATCCAAGTTTATGGGGATGTCCACTTCGAAGGAATTGCTCTTGGCCAGATTTTGTTCCTGCTCCTCCTTCCATTTATGCACTAGCCAATGAAGAAGAACAAATTGAGGATAGTTTGTGGTATTGGATTGGAGTGGGACTGGCATATGGTGTTGGTTTTGGAGCTGTGGTGCTATCTATTGTACTAAGAAAgaagtggagagaaaaatactttcATGGTGTTGATATGGTGTTGAAATATTTTTTTCCATGGCTCCACAATTTGAAAATATGA